In a genomic window of Streptomyces sp. BHT-5-2:
- a CDS encoding AzlC family ABC transporter permease, with the protein MAEQTDSAATPEAGRPVPVTARTDPAGRAEIRTAQVRAFERPAPGAHGEPPPESERPAAAVIRDALGVGVAVGLSGFAFGVTSAGAGLSLWQSCALSLLVFTGASQFALVGALAAGGNPYTAAAGAFFLGVRNAFYGLRLSAVLGYRGAARPLAAHWVIDETTAVTLAQPGRRSARLGFTVTGLSLYVLWNLTTLAGALGARALGDTAAWGLDAAGPAVFVALLAPMLRTAVERCTAGLAVLLLMVTLPVLPAGVPVLLSALAAPAVLAFQGRRRTSAARETAPAGPSSQERADADRGTPGEDRA; encoded by the coding sequence ATGGCAGAACAGACCGACAGCGCAGCGACCCCGGAGGCCGGGCGGCCCGTACCCGTGACCGCGAGGACCGACCCCGCAGGGCGCGCGGAGATACGCACAGCCCAGGTCCGCGCCTTCGAACGACCGGCCCCTGGGGCCCATGGCGAACCACCGCCCGAATCGGAGCGGCCCGCCGCCGCGGTCATCCGGGACGCGCTGGGCGTCGGCGTCGCCGTGGGGCTCTCCGGCTTCGCCTTCGGCGTCACCTCCGCCGGCGCCGGGCTCTCCCTGTGGCAGAGCTGCGCCCTGAGCCTCCTGGTCTTCACCGGGGCCTCGCAGTTCGCCCTGGTGGGCGCGCTCGCCGCGGGCGGCAACCCGTACACCGCCGCGGCCGGCGCCTTCTTCCTGGGCGTCCGCAACGCCTTCTACGGGCTGCGGCTCTCCGCCGTCCTCGGCTACCGGGGCGCGGCCCGGCCGCTGGCCGCCCACTGGGTCATCGACGAGACCACCGCCGTCACACTGGCCCAGCCCGGCCGGCGCAGCGCGCGGCTGGGCTTCACCGTCACCGGGCTGTCGCTGTACGTCCTGTGGAACCTCACCACGCTCGCCGGCGCGCTGGGGGCCCGGGCGCTCGGCGACACCGCCGCCTGGGGCCTGGACGCGGCCGGCCCCGCGGTCTTCGTGGCGCTGCTCGCGCCGATGCTGCGGACCGCCGTGGAGCGGTGCACGGCCGGCCTCGCCGTACTGCTGCTCATGGTGACGCTGCCGGTTCTGCCGGCGGGCGTGCCGGTGCTGCTCTCGGCGCTCGCCGCGCCCGCGGTACTCGCCTTCCAGGGACGGCGGCGGACGTCCGCCGCACGGGAGACGGCCCCCGCCGGGCCGTCGTCACAGGAGCGGGCCGACGCGGACCGCGGCACTCCGGGGGAGGACCGGGCATGA
- a CDS encoding AzlD domain-containing protein yields MNVWIAIGVTAVGCYLVKFLGLSAPAGLLERPLVKRLAALLPVALLAALTAQQTFGDGRHLMLDAKAAGVAAAVVALLLRAPFLLIVAVAVAVTAGVRALGG; encoded by the coding sequence ATGAACGTCTGGATCGCGATCGGCGTCACCGCCGTCGGCTGCTACCTCGTCAAGTTCCTCGGCCTGTCGGCGCCCGCCGGCCTTCTGGAACGCCCTCTCGTCAAGCGGCTGGCCGCGCTGCTCCCGGTGGCCCTGCTGGCCGCGCTGACCGCCCAGCAGACCTTCGGCGACGGGCGGCACCTGATGCTGGACGCCAAGGCCGCCGGGGTCGCCGCCGCCGTTGTGGCGCTGCTGCTGCGCGCCCCGTTCCTGCTGATCGTCGCCGTCGCGGTGGCGGTCACCGCGGGGGTGCGCGCCCTGGGCGGGTGA